The following coding sequences lie in one Zingiber officinale cultivar Zhangliang chromosome 2B, Zo_v1.1, whole genome shotgun sequence genomic window:
- the LOC122048413 gene encoding uncharacterized protein LOC122048413: MKNEIKQLNQIMKNSEKHQNMQDSQIAQIARSFSRAPGAFLGKPNINPVEHCNRIELRSGWTLGDPQMDAQKGIDSEEELSPLMPTLVQNKDREEITKKVKGTLPLPPQSQTIPFPQKLITSQKVEEFHRFLKKIKEICIEVPLIDAQHQMLKFAKFLKGILSNRRQKGDFETVALTEKCMALLTADTLPKLQDLGSFSIPCKIGSELIHKAFYDLGASIPMGIVEYVPVEIGGCIVPTDFVVLDMEEDPKIPIILGRPLLATAGALIDENASKSNVHKAEECSFHGRPPDMMHDSAKLERSPPTSNKKCICPA, translated from the exons atgaagaatgaaaTCAAACAATTGAATCAAATAATGaagaattctgaaaagcatcaaaatatGCAAGATAGCCAAATCGCTCAGATAGCCCGGTCCTTTTCAAGAGCACCTGGAGCATTTCTGGGAAAGCCCAACATAAACCCGGTGGAACATTGCAATCGTATTGAGCTGAGGAGCGGATGGACTTTGGGAGATCCTCAAATGGATGCTCAGAAAGGAATTGATTCAGAAGAAGAGCTATCACCTCTCATGCCTACTTTAGTCCAGAACAAGGATAGGGAAGAGATTACCAAGAAGGTTAAAGGGACCCTTCCGCTTCCCCCACAAAGTCAGACGATTCCTTTCCCTCAAAAGTTAATAACATCCCAAAAAGTTGAAGAGTTCCACCGATTTCTAAAGAagattaaagaaatctgcattgaaGTACCTCTAATAGATGCACAGCACCAAATGTTGAAGTTCGCCAAATTTTTAAAAGGTATTCTTTCTAACAGAAGACAGAAGGGCGACTTCGAGACTGTAGCATTGACAGAGAAGTGCATGGCTCTTCTCACGGCAGACACTCTTCCGAAGCTCCAAGATCTAGGAAGTTTTTCTATACCGTGTAAGATCGGCTCTGAGCTTATACACAAGGCTTTCTATGACTTAGGAGCGAGT ataccaaTGGGTATAGTGGAATACGTGCCAGTAGAGATAGGTGGATGCATcgttcccacagattttgttgtcctggatatggaggaggatcccaagatccCAATCATCCTAGGAAGACCATTACTTGCCACCGCTGGAGCCCTCATCGAT GAAAATGCCAGCAAGTCGAATGTACACAAAGCTGAGGAATGTAGTTTCCATGGGAGGCCGCCGGACATGATGCATGATTCGGCAAAACTTGAGAGGTCGCCCCCAACAAGCAATAAAAAGTGCATTTGTCCTGCATGA